The region CAGTTCCCGTGCAGATGTTGCAAGGTGTCGAGAGCGTGCGTTCCAGCGATTGCTTGACGCGCTTGCGGGTGATGGCGACCAGCCCGAAATCGTTAAACTGGAGAATCTTCGAAGGAGCGCGATCCTTCTTGAGTTCCTCTTCAAGCGCCCCCATCACGCGATTGCGGTTCTTGCGCTCATCCATATCGATGAAGTCGATGATGATGATGCCGCCCAGGTCGCGCAGGCGAATCTGGCGCACGATCTCAGGGATGGCGTCGAGGTTGGTCTTGACGATGGTGTCCTCAAGACGCGCCGTCTTGCCCACATACTTGCCGGTGTTGATGTCGATTGCGACCAGGGCTTCCGTCTGGTTGATGACGATGGAGCCGCCGGATTTGAGCCAGACCTTTGAGCGAAGAGCCTTGTTGATCTCTTCGCCGATGCCGAACTGTTCAAAGAGCGGCGTCTCCTTGGTGTAAAGCTTTACGCGGCGAATCAGGCTTGGCTGGAAACGCTGCAGGAAGCGGAGGACACGCTCGTATTCGGTTTCGGTGTCGACCCAGATGGCTGAGAAGTTGTCGGTGACCTGGTCGCGCAGGATGCGCTCGACAAGGTTGAGATCGTGATAGATGAGTGCGGGAGATTTTGATGACTCCGAACGCTGCTTAATATCGGCCCAGAGATTGAGCAGGAAACGAAGATCGGAGCGAAGCTCATCCTCGGTGGCTCCCGCCGCAGCCGTGCGAACGATGAAGCCGCCGGGGGCATTTCCCTTCTCGCTCAGCAGAATCTCCTTGAGACGGCGGCGTTCGCCGTCCGATTCGATCTTGCGGGAGACACCGGTGTGATTGACCGTCGGCATGAAGACCAGGAAGCGTCCCGGAAGAGCGATGTGCGAGGTGATGCGCGCGCCCTTCTTCGCAATCGGCTCTTTCGCGATCTGGACCAGGATCTCCTGTCCGGGCTTGAGAAGCTCGGTGATTGCGGGCATATCGGTCGCCTGCATGGAGCTGCGCCCGCGACTGCGTCCACCTCTCTCGTGCTCTCCGCCGCCGGTGGGGCGACGCTCGCGTCCGCGGCGGTCGCGACGTCCACGGCGGCGCTCGAAGTCACGGCCCCGTTCCTGTCCATCCTGCGCAGGAGCGGCCTCTTCCTCGGACAGGGCAACAGGCTCCCCCTCTTCGGCGAACTCATCCTGCGCGAGATCGTCTTCGCTCTCTTCGACGGCTACATACTGCGTGCTGAAAGAGCTGTCATCGATGGCGTCCTCTTCCTCGAAGTCGTCTTCGTCATCTTCAACGCCGGCGCTGGTGATCTCATCGATAGACATCTCGCGGATCATCGTGCCAAGGTCGGCAGCTCCTTCGAGCGTCTCTTCTTCATCCAAATCGTCGAGCTCTTCGATGGAGGAGGCATGAAGTATGGCCGCATCCGAGCCTTCCTCTTCGTCGAAGATCTCCTCTTCGACGACTTCACCGGCGCCGGCTTCAAAGGCCTGGTGCTCTGCTTCCTCCTCGACGGGATCGGAGACAGGAGCTGGCGAGACCATCTCGCCTGTGGCATGAATGGAGGTGACCTCGTGCGAGGCTGCGGTCTCCGCTGTAACCGGAGTCTGAATCTCACTGACGGACTCGTCCGTGGCTTCGACGATCAGCGGAGCTACGGGCTCGTCGAGATGCTCGACTTCCTCGATCTCCGCGTGTGGCAACTCAGTGTGGGCCGCTGCTGCCTCCTCCAGCGCAGGTGCTTCTTCTTCTGCGGAAGGGCTGTGGCGAAACTCGCTGGGAGGCACCGGATCGACGCGGTAGGAGACCGAAGCTTCCGTGGGCTCGTACTCCACCGGCTCGGTCTTCTCCTCAGAAGAGAGAGAAACGGCGGAGACAGGCAGTTCCTCAGCGGCTGCCTCTGCAGCATGAGCCTTCTCCGACTCTACAGGAGCAGGGGCCGTCTGTTTACGATGGCGCGAGAGCGATTCACCCGGCAGCACAAATCCGCCGTCCCATCCGGCCGGAATCTCATAGCCGGGAGCGGTAGGGGCTGCGACGGCAGGTGTCGTCTTATTCTGTGCTTGTTCCGCCGGCTCGCCGCCGGTCCGGTACTTGGAGAGCGATTCCCCCGGGAGCACGATTATCGGCTGCGATTCACCTTCGGACTCAGAAGGTCCGGAGGCTTCTTCCAAACCATAAAGCGAGCTCTTCGGGGCAAATCCCCGGGGAGTGCGACGGTCGCGGCGGCCACGTCCACGGTCACGATCGCCATAGCCCGTCCGCTCTTCGCGGCCGGTGCTTTGCGGCTCTGTTTCCACAGGCGCCTCGGCTTCAGCCGGAACGGGTTCCGCGGTGGCTTCAAAGTCGTAGGAGGGCTCTTCCGGAGCGACCTCGGGCGAGAGATCGTTTGCCGGCTCAGCGGCATTCTGACGGCCTCTTCCGCGACGGCGGCCACGACGGCCTCTCCAGCGTCGGCTGCCATCGGCTCCGGGAGCGCCTTCGCCGATGCTCTCTCCATTTTCGGAGGTCAGCTCTTCAGGAGCCTCCAGGGACTCCGCCGCATATCCATCTTCGGAGGCGTATTCGTCGGAGGCGGTGGGTTGCTGCGATGGGGCCTGATGCGGCAGCTCCTGGCGGTTGCGATCGCGATCGCGACGGCGTCCTCTTCCACCACGGGTCGGTTCCTCCGCCGCGGAGGCCTCTCCATCACTGGAACCGCCTTGATCTCGGCTTCCGCGATCACGCCTTCCACCGCGCTGACCGCCGTCGCTGTCGAAGTCAGCCGAGTCGCCAGCCTCTTCCATAAAGTCGGTGATGTAGAGGAAAGCGTCGCGTTCGAGGCCGATGTCCACAAAGCTGGACTGCATGCCCGGCAATACCCTGGTGACTCGACCGTTATAGATCGATCCGGCGAGAGTGTATTCATTCTCGCGCTCGTAATAAATCTCTGAGAGGGCGTCGTTTTCGACGATGGCAAGCCGCGTCTCGTGCGGCGTGCTTGAAATGTAAATCTCTTTCGACATTCTTCTGCTCTTTCTGCCCGATGGGCGGCAGACGCGGCAGAGAGAAATCGCGAACTATTTCAGACGAAACACTCGCCTGGTACAGCTCTCCGGAAAACGGACAGGGTATGG is a window of Edaphobacter sp. 12200R-103 DNA encoding:
- a CDS encoding Rne/Rng family ribonuclease, with the translated sequence MSKEIYISSTPHETRLAIVENDALSEIYYERENEYTLAGSIYNGRVTRVLPGMQSSFVDIGLERDAFLYITDFMEEAGDSADFDSDGGQRGGRRDRGSRDQGGSSDGEASAAEEPTRGGRGRRRDRDRNRQELPHQAPSQQPTASDEYASEDGYAAESLEAPEELTSENGESIGEGAPGADGSRRWRGRRGRRRGRGRQNAAEPANDLSPEVAPEEPSYDFEATAEPVPAEAEAPVETEPQSTGREERTGYGDRDRGRGRRDRRTPRGFAPKSSLYGLEEASGPSESEGESQPIIVLPGESLSKYRTGGEPAEQAQNKTTPAVAAPTAPGYEIPAGWDGGFVLPGESLSRHRKQTAPAPVESEKAHAAEAAAEELPVSAVSLSSEEKTEPVEYEPTEASVSYRVDPVPPSEFRHSPSAEEEAPALEEAAAAHTELPHAEIEEVEHLDEPVAPLIVEATDESVSEIQTPVTAETAASHEVTSIHATGEMVSPAPVSDPVEEEAEHQAFEAGAGEVVEEEIFDEEEGSDAAILHASSIEELDDLDEEETLEGAADLGTMIREMSIDEITSAGVEDDEDDFEEEDAIDDSSFSTQYVAVEESEDDLAQDEFAEEGEPVALSEEEAAPAQDGQERGRDFERRRGRRDRRGRERRPTGGGEHERGGRSRGRSSMQATDMPAITELLKPGQEILVQIAKEPIAKKGARITSHIALPGRFLVFMPTVNHTGVSRKIESDGERRRLKEILLSEKGNAPGGFIVRTAAAGATEDELRSDLRFLLNLWADIKQRSESSKSPALIYHDLNLVERILRDQVTDNFSAIWVDTETEYERVLRFLQRFQPSLIRRVKLYTKETPLFEQFGIGEEINKALRSKVWLKSGGSIVINQTEALVAIDINTGKYVGKTARLEDTIVKTNLDAIPEIVRQIRLRDLGGIIIIDFIDMDERKNRNRVMGALEEELKKDRAPSKILQFNDFGLVAITRKRVKQSLERTLSTPCNICTGTGMVKSPVTVCNDIYIEMRKMAKHLDRGDVMLRVHPDVVKQLKSSTKWLQEMEEMVGKTILVKSDPSLHPEQFDIH